Proteins encoded by one window of Seriola aureovittata isolate HTS-2021-v1 ecotype China chromosome 4, ASM2101889v1, whole genome shotgun sequence:
- the dusp14 gene encoding dual specificity protein phosphatase 14: protein MGSRSQGFFHHHHHRSSMVPTVVPRLLPENGSLLGGIAQITPNLFLSRGNVASNRSLLLSKGITCVVNATIELPNFNWPHMEYVKVPLADMPHSPISLYFDSVADKIHSVGRKRGAVLVHCAAGVSRSASLCLAYLMKYHRVSLAEAHAWVKARRPVIRPNGGFWRQLIEYERKLFGRNSVKMVQTPYGVIPDVYERDRRSLAPYWGL from the coding sequence ATGGGTTCCCGCAGCCAAGGCTtcttccaccaccaccaccatcgcAGCTCCATGGTGCCCACTGTGGTGCCGAGGCTCCTGCCTGAGAACGGCAGCCTGCTGGGGGGCATCGCACAAATCACCCCCAACCTCTTCCTCAGCAGAGGGAACGTGGCATCAAACCGCAGCCTGCTGCTGTCGAAAGGCATCACCTGCGTGGTCAACGCCACCATCGAGCTCCCAAACTTCAACTGGCCTCACATGGAGTACGTAAAGGTCCCGTTGGCGGATATGCCCCACTCCCCCATCTCCTTGTACTTCGACAGCGTGGCTGATAAGATCCACAGCGTGGGACGCAAACGAGGGGCGGTGCTTGTGCACTGCGCAGCGGGGGTTAGCCGCTCAGCCTCTCTGTGCCTGGCGTACCTCATGAAGTATCACCGCGTGTCTCTGGCTGAGGCCCACGCCTGGGTTAAAGCCCGCCGCCCTGTCATTAGGCCCAATGGCGGCTTCTGGCGCCAGCTCATCGAGTATGAGAGGAAGCTGTTTGGTAGAAACTCTGTTAAGATGGTGCAGACACCCTATGGGGTCATACCAGATGTTTATGAGAGGGACCGCAGGAGCCTGGCTCCGTACTGGGGCCTGTGA